The genomic interval GTCGCAGGGGAAAATGAATATCCTCGCATTGGCCGAGCACAGGGAGCAACAGGCGCTGGTGCTGCCGGGGAGACGCGCCACACGCACCAGGGCACGGCGATAgaaataatcatcataataataataataataatactaataataataatcataataataatcataataataataataatttaaaataccAGGACGCGCACCAGCCCCGACCCTTTGCATGACAACCCCTTTGGCGCGAGTGTGCAGTGAAAACATGCTGTCATGTTTCTCCTACTTGTGTCGCGCTGCTCGGCGGATCTGGTCCTCGGCTTCGACACCGATCGGCTCGCGGACTGGCGAGACACGGCGGCGAGACACATCGGGGCGATTCAGTCGCGAAGAGTTGCCACACGGCGCCAACGGTCCGTCACCCAGCCTCGAGCTCGTCCCCCCGGCCCGGAGCTGCGCTGTGTTTCTCATGAGCCGTTGCTATGGCAGCCGACCACACGACAATTGGCATGCACCCGACCAACTAGTCAAAAACACGCCGTGTAGTCGCGGATCGAACCCGTCGGACGGTCTTACCGAGTGTCGCGGTGAAGTCCACCCGCCGCCTCCTTACCTGGCGACCGatcggtccccccccccccacccccccgccgctttttttttttaattgtctgggtagctgtttgttttcccaGGCGACGACAGCATCtccgggattttttttttctttacctggGAATCCCAAAGAACTTCCGGGCCCATGCTGGGATACAGACCGAACGATTGTACAACAGAGCTCTTGATCAAGAGATTGTCGAATGCATCGATGCATGTGAGCGTTGGCTGCAggtggtaaaaaagaaaagaaaaaaaggggggacatTTACGCCATGACAGGAACTCACAGGCTCAACAGAAGAGCAGACTGCTGCGCATGAATATCTGTTTTAGAAAAAATTCTGGCGTACAAATTGATGAGAAAACTGCTAGATTTAGTAAAACAATTGTTTGAAGATACTGTAGATACTGTTTATGATCAAAGCCTCTTCCGAAGAAGAATGGAGAGGGCgggtaattattattattattatttatttctctgtctctgcaacGTACCtttaaatcataattattaCACCGTCTACGTgttcatttaaatatccatgctgtgaaatgaaaggaaGCGTTCGTGGCTGTCGTTTTTCAGCTTTTAatggcaagaaagcaaaaaaatacaagtcAAATTGTTCTGGTGGAACCAATTTATGGTGTTGTTACACCTGTGGTGCCACAAGGTGGCAGCAACCTCTGCCAAGTAACTACTCAGACAGCTGCTCAAATGCTGTTCTACCAAGGGAAGTAGGTTTTTAAGGGGTGATTGATGTCAACACGCTGCAACTCTCTGTAAATTATGACTGTAAAACAATGCAATCAAACtctcatattcattttttttctcttgcagcTATTTAGGCCTGTGAGCACCTATTAGAATGGACTGGGTCTGTGCCGCCGGAGCAGCACCTCATAGGCCTCTTGGATCTTTATAAACAttgcctctgcctcctctccggGGTTGTGGTCTGGATGCCATGTCTTGACCAGCTCCCTGTAGCTTTGAGTTATCTCTGCAAGAGAAGCCTCTGCTTCCAATGACAATACCTGCAAGACAATAGGTTGTAAATTATGATTGAGCCATAGCAATAGAAGTGAAATCAGCCCTGTATAACTTGCTCAGAGATGAGTGGATGCTCGCCTTCAgcgcctctttttctttctcggtGTACTCTCTGAGCAGAATTTCCAGCACCTTTCTCCAAGTTTCTTCGTAGTAACCCCCTCCAGTGAGAGAACACAATATCCGATATGGCATTAAAAGAATGTACTCCAGCACACTTCTGAGCCAGGGCAGGAACCAAAAAAGATCCAGCAGCGCTGCCACACAGTCGGACAGGTAGTACAGTGTGGCTGTGGTGTTATGGAAAATACAGTAACCCAGCGGAGCAGAGAAGGCCAGCCAAGCTAGACTGAGCTTGTAAAGCCGTGgccctggaaaaacaaaacaggaaaaaaaacaaaaaacgagaGCCTTAAGAATTCAGAGAGAAGCAATTTGATCAATGACTTGAAGGAAACCAGAAGATGTCATCATATTTGTCAGATTGTCACCTAGTTCCTGTGTTCTCCGAGGCGTCTGCAGGGTTCTGAACCTGCGGTGCTGAGCAGCAGTGACACTGGCAGCCAGGCTAATAGGGAGAGGTGACAGGGTGCTGCCGTAGAATATCGGGGAAGTTAGGAGACAAGTAGTCAAAGTTTTttggaggtcagaggtctgTTGGCCAACGCTGGACACCAAATGTACCCCGGAGCCCACACATAAAGGCAGGACGATCAAGTAGAAGAAACTGAGGGAGTTGAGTCCGATCAGAGCCACGGCGCCAAAGTAGATCCCGACACACACCTGCCCTGCGAATCTGACAGGGCTCACGGGTGGAGGGACCACGGCAGGGggtctttttctctcactatCTGCCTCTTGATTAGCCTCACCAACATAAGCGGGGATACGTATGACCTCTCTGACCCAGCCGAACCCGAACCCTCCCAGGGTTAGCATCCATAGCAGAGCGTGGCTGTCTCTTCCTAGATATAAATGGTGAAGGCCCAATGGGCCACCTATTGCCCAGAGGGCATAGGCCACCATGACACGTTTTACCATCCTGTGGTCACGGTAGCTCCGTCTCTGTTCAGGTGAATATTAGTCATCCTTGATGAGAACCTGCAATGGAGAAACAAATGACTTTAATCTTACCTCCAAATTTAAATCATGTGAATATAAATCCACAATTAGTCTTTATGTTTTATATCTGAGCTAATCTAGCAGTCAATGTTtctataatttttcattttggtggAATTATAGGATGGATTTTTTCACATGTCTTATCATTTTATgcacctgtttttgttttcattttaaatgatgaaagcctgatatatattttgtttttacattatctATTATGCTATATTTGTCGCTATAATttgaggttatgttttttttctatctttctgaTTTCAGCACAAGGCTGTGTTATGTTTCTTCTGTAATCTGTGTGCTGCTGGTATCTTGGCCAGGGCGGCTGGATTTTTAATCTCTGCGATCCACTTCCGTGGttaaataatatattacatAAGGGGGATTTATGTTAGTTCATGATGGGCATTGTCATTTTAACTCGACTCATTGCATgatccaacaaaaaaacatagcaGGCTGACCATGTTATTACTGTAGATGTGTTTTTCGGCATAACAGATCATGATACAACAGTCAGAAATGTCCATGGTCGGTGTCGACCATCCATTATAGGCCAATCGTAACTTTAAAAAAGCAGCATCAGGCtgacatttgaattatttactcataaatacatttagaatatatttgtttttgtgtaataaaGACTGGTTAACTTACTGAGACCATAATTTCAAATCCTTAACCCAATAAATCTTATCCAGGCTGTTCCGAAGTTGAAGTTGCTGCATGTTGTTGCAACAGTTGGACTTTGGATCGTGACAATGAAATTGCGCAGAGCTTTCAACACACAATGAGCCACAGCATTTGGTTGCCTTGATGATTTGACTAGATAAGGTGAGGGACTTCTTTGTAAGAAGAGAAAGACACGACATGTACATGGTCCAAAGAGTGACATCGTCACTACACCTAAGAAGAGATGAATTGCAATCAGTGATATAAACAAATTGAGAACTTTTGATACATTTAATCAGGAAAATGTACTTGAAGTATTGACATAAAAGTCATTATACAGACTGAATGGCCCCTATCTGCGTTATACTGTTACAAATCATAATACTGGATCACGACTACTGAGGCATTAACAGTATTGCATTTTGGTCATGAAGctaatttttaaatatgttaCCATAGTGTTGGGTAGTTCAGGTAGTTATGATTCCATacttttgcactctgtatatatgtacatagctttttgaaaacagttagttcctgtatttttgcttccctgtgtgatactgtgctgctgtgacaagtgaatttcccccgagcgggatgaatacagttttctattctattcaattcATATCAAGCAAACAAACTAATatagcctttaaaaaaaaaaaaaagaaaagatgcctGACCTTATCACTCTTCCTTAAAATACATCTGATGACAGTGGAACTATGAAGCGTTGGGATGATTGACAGGTACCTGTGGCTGAGCTGGCTCCCTCCCGCCCCCGCGgtgtagccccgccccctgacGACCCCTCCCGGGTGTGTCTTCACAATCAGAGCCGAGCGGCGAGGCGACAGCGAGGCTCGGCCGCGTCACTTCATCGCCGACAAGCAGccgcacacacgctcacacgtcTCCCGCCCCACCCGCCGTCCGCCGTCCGCGACGAGATGCCCCGTCTTGTCACAGCGTAGCAGCGCCCCGCAGCCCGGCAGGACACGGGAATGGTGTCGGACAATGGAAACGGACGACGTGTCGGTTAGAGAGCAACTTTTCCACAACCGTGTCCGGGAGACCATCGTGAGTAGACCGGGTGGCGAGACGCGACCGTCGGTCGGTGAATCCGCATGACGAGGCTCGACCACctcgaaggggggggggggggggggagaagcaCACGTAGTAGTTTTGACTCGTGACGTTTTACTTCTCTTTCCTCGCGCGCGAGCTGGGGGTCGCTCATCTCTCGGATGTGAGTCGGTAACGGGTCTTCTGTTTCCAGCAGTAATCTGGAGCAAGGAGTTCGTGCGATAAACGGCCGGGTTTCTTTCCGAACGGAGCATGTTCTGTGACAGTTAGCTCGACTGCTGCGGGGACGCTGATTGGTGCCGCCGGTCACCGGCTGGGCTCCGGAGCATCTGGAGCTGCGTCTCCTCCGTCGCGGCTCTGAACCGCTTCACTTGTTCCGTCTGTCTGCTGTGATGTTCTGTGACGTTCAGCACTTTGTTGTCAGGGACTGTCCGACCTCGCTTGTTCTCAGTGTTGTGTCGAGGGCAACGCTTCCTGCTGAACTTCAGACTTCGGAGAGATCAGCTGTGTTACAGCGAGGCACGCCGAGAGTGACCTTTAACCccgaagaagaaggagagaagaatcTGATCGCACGGGCAGTTCATTTCCACAGATATCCTGTCTCCAATATTTCTGAACAATAATGGATGAGgtcaaataactttttttttctcttctgtgctGCACACTCAACTTGTCGTGAAACTTCAAAGTACTCTAATTATAGATGTAGAAGTGGAACAGGCACATTATGGATTAATTATGTCTTATTAAATTAATGATCCCCCGGGGGAAATGTAATCATTGCGACAACAAAGGAACGGGCAGATTGAAATGCACCAGTGAAGCCATATTCTTTTTTCCAGAGCAGTCATTAACATGTCAAGGCAGCATAAACCACAGAAGTAGTTAATCCTGTTAATAATGGCTGCATCGTTGTGTTAAGGTGTTCGAGGGTggtattattatttacttaatacttgtgctttttctatcaatcaatcacattttATAGCTCGTTTTTGTGCTATGataagtcaaaatgtctgccatgGAAAAGATCTCTTGCTTTAAATTATCAGCCATAACTTGACTCAGTTTAAGGTGTCTTTGAGAACGACTCAGCCGGCCTCCTCAGCCGGTTCAAATATTTCCACCTCATCAGAGACTCTTCAGTCTACCCACATTGACAGGTTAGGACCAACAACATCCTCTCTGGATAATGCCAAAGCATGTTACACAGTCTTCAGGAAGTCACGGGAAACTGTGCTCATGATGGCATGTGCATATTTTGAAATTAGAATAAAACTGGTGGAATTACCCTTTTACACGAGCAGCAAACAAAGTTGCCCACATTTCTTCCAATGGCCTTGTTTTGTCATTGTCCCTTTCACCTTAAGACCCTAATGCTATTAGTCGACACCCCCTTCGTAAGCCACTGGCAGGCCTCAAGTCTCCTGCTCACCAACTCGTCACGACGCTGCCTCGGGCGGGTCGGCTATCCTTGGATCGCTCGTCATTAATGGGTTTATGCTAGGCTTATCATCGATCgtctcattttaaaatgatttaatacgTGGCGGCAGTGTAAGTACCAGTTTCATGTACCTCATGTGTCTAATTGATAACGGCTCAACACATCACAAGACCAGATGCGGATACTGTAGTATCGTGGATAGTAGTTTAGTGGATACAGCAACGTTCATGATTGTACAGATCTTGAAAATATATAAGATGCTAATCAAGCATTTTGTAAAGTCTGTAAATCAGATGTATACATGTTGTTGATCTAAATCCTTAATCTGCAAATGCTCTCACCAGCAGTGCTTGTTTGTTGGACATTTTTCATCGTCTCATCATCCCGGAACTGATCTGGCTCAAGGTCGATATTAAGGCATTTGAAAACTATTCcgatattaaatattgtttttacttAATAAACTCTAGTCACATAGTTTGCATTCCAATGGCCTTGCCTCGAGGGCAGAGGAGCTCCCACG from Scophthalmus maximus strain ysfricsl-2021 chromosome 3, ASM2237912v1, whole genome shotgun sequence carries:
- the dnajc22 gene encoding dnaJ homolog subfamily C member 22, translating into MVKRVMVAYALWAIGGPLGLHHLYLGRDSHALLWMLTLGGFGFGWVREVIRIPAYVGEANQEADSERKRPPAVVPPPVSPVRFAGQVCVGIYFGAVALIGLNSLSFFYLIVLPLCVGSGVHLVSSVGQQTSDLQKTLTTCLLTSPIFYGSTLSPLPISLAASVTAAQHRRFRTLQTPRRTQELGPRLYKLSLAWLAFSAPLGYCIFHNTTATLYYLSDCVAALLDLFWFLPWLRSVLEYILLMPYRILCSLTGGGYYEETWRKVLEILLREYTEKEKEALKVLSLEAEASLAEITQSYRELVKTWHPDHNPGEEAEAMFIKIQEAYEVLLRRHRPSPF